One Actinomycetes bacterium genomic window, TCTTCTGCACCTGCAGCAGGAACTCGTAGTTGCTGGACGTCTCACGCAGCTTGTTGAGCAGCAGCTCGATCGCCTGCTGGGAGTCCAGTGCGTGCAGCACCCGGCGCAGCCCCCAGGTGATCTTGAGCTCCTCAGGGGCGAGCAGCAGCTCCTCCTTGCGGGTGCCGGAGGAGTCGACGTCCACCGCCGGGAAGATCCGCTTGTCCGCGAGTCGCCGGTCGAGCTTGAGCTCCATGTTCCCGGTGCCCTTGAACTCCTCGAAGATGACCTCGTCCATCTTCGAGCCGGTCTCGACCAGAGCGGTGGCCAGGACGGTCAGCGACCCGCCGTGCTCGATGTTGCGCGCGGCACCGAAGAAGCGCTTGGGCGGGTACAGCGCGCTGGAGTCGACGCCGCCGGAGAGGATCCGGCCGGACGCCGGAGCAGCCAGGTTGTAGGCCCGGCCGAGCCGGGTCATCGAGTCGAGCAGGACCACGACGTCGTGCCCCAACTCGACCAGCCGCTTGGCCCGCTCGATGGCGAGCTCCGCGACGGTCGTGTGGTCCTCGGCCGGACGGTCGAAGGTCGAGGCGATGACCTCGCCCTTGACCGTGCGCTGCATGTCGGTGACCTCTTCGGGGCGCTCGTCGACGAGCACGACCATGAGGTGCACCTCGGGGTTGTTCTTGGTGATCGCGTTCGCGATCGACTGCAGCACCATCGTCTTGCCGGCCTTGGGCGGCGAGACGATCAGGCCACGCTGGCCCTTGCCGATCGGCGCGACCAGGTCGATGACCCGGGTGGTCAGGTTGCCCGGGTCGCTCTCCAGGCGCAGCCGCTCCTGCGGGTACAGCGGAGTCAGCTTGTTGAAGTCGACCCGGCTGCGGGACTCCTCGGGGTCGGCCCCGTTGATGGTGTCCAGCCGGACCAGCGCGTTGAACTTCTCCCGGCGCTCGCCCTCCCGCTGCTGCTTGACCGCGCCGGTGACGGCGTCGCCCTTGCGCAGGTTGTACCGGCGCACCTGGGCGAGCGAGACGTACACGTCGTTGGGGCCGGGCAGGTATCCGGTGGTGCGGATGAACGCGTAGTTGTCCAGGATGTCGAGGATCCCGGCAACCGGCACGAGGACGTCGTCCTCACCGACGACCGGCTCGGCCTCGACCCCGAAGCGCTCGCGCTCGCGCGGCCGACGGTCCCGGTTGCGGCCACGGCGCCGACGACGGCCGCGGTCGCCGTCGCTGTCCTCGTCGTAGCGGTTCTGCTGGGCGGGTGCGCCACTCTGCTGGGCGGGTGCGCCACTCTGCGGCTGGCGGTCCCCCTGCGGCTGGCGGTCGCCCTGCTGGGACGACGTGCGCTCGGTCCGGCGCTCGCCGCGCGGCGCGCGCTCGCGGCCCTGGGGCGCCGCCTCGGCGGCCGGTGCCGCGGGCGCGCTCGCGGGCGCGCTCGCGGGTGCCTCGGACGGCGTCTCGGGGGCAGCCGCACTCGGAGCGGCTACCTCGGTGCGCTCCTCGGGCTGCGTCCGCGGAGCAGTCCGCGCTGCCGGGGCCGCGGCCGCCGGCGTGGTGGGCGCGGAGCCGCCGGACTGGGCCGCGGTGATCGCCTCGATCAGCTGCCCCTTGCGCATCCGGCCGGTGCCACTGATGCCGAGCGAGGAGGCCAGCTCCTGCAGCTCGGACAGCACCATGCCGGACATCCCGGCCGGGCGGCGGCGAGCCTTGGTGGTGCCGTTGGCGGTTGCGTCCGATGCGGACGCGGGGTGCGACTCGGTGCCGTTGGCCTGGTCGGCCGGACGGGCGTCGACGTCGCTGGTGATGGTGTCGCTCACGTGTGCATGTCCTTTGCGGAGCGGAATGGGATGGTGCGGTGGAGCTTCTTGGAGGCCGTGCCGACGCCGGGCTACGCCGGATCGACGTGCGGGCTCCGCGAGGAGAAGACCATTCGGATCGTCCGCGCTCGTGCGGGGCGTCGACCAAGGCGGAGATGAATGGCGTCGAGCACCGGCCGTGGGGCTTCTGGTGCATCAAGAACACTAACACCATCGGCGGACAGATACTTCCCGGACCCCCCGGCGTGTCCGGGTCGTGACCTATCGGGGCACCGAACGCATCCGCAGCACCCGTGCTCCCAGCCGGTCGATTCCCAAGACGCGCACGGAGAATCCGCGCACGGACAGGCCCGCGACCCGGGCCGCGTCGGCCTGGTCGCTCAGCGCAAGCACGGTGGGACCCGCACCGGAGATCACCGCGGCGACGCCGTCGGCCCGCAGCCGCGCGACGAGGGCGGCGGAACGGGACATGGCCGCGGCCCGGTAGGGCTGGTGCAGACGGTCCTCAGTGGCGGCCAGCAGGACCTCGAGGTCGACCGGGTCCGCGGTGATCGCCGCGGTGAGCAGCGCGGCGCGTCCGGCGTCGAGGGCCGCGTCGGCGAACGGCACGGTGCTGGGCAGCAGCCGACGGGCCTTCGACGTGCGGACCTGGGTGGGCGGCACGAAGGCCACCGGGACCAGTCCCGGCCCGACGTCCAGCCGGCGGGCGTGTGCCACCGCGTCCTCCCCCGTCCAGGCCACGGTGTACGCGCCGTGCAGACACGCGGCCACGTTGTCTGGGTGACCCTCCATCCGGTTGGCCAGCTGCAGCAGCGCCTCGTCGTCCAGCGGCTCCTGACCGCCGACGACCATGGCCCTGGCCGCCACCAGGCCGGCAACGATGGCCGCGGCGCTGGACCCCAGTCCGCGCCCGTGCGGGATCCGGTTGGTGCAGCTCAGCGTAAGGCCGTCGGGCTGGCCACCCAGTGCGGTGAGCCCGGCCCGCACGGCCTGCACGACCAGGTGCTTCTCGGTGCGCGGCACAGCCGCGGCGCCCTCACCGTCGACGTCCACCTGCAACCCGGAGTCGGTAGCCTGCACGACGACGTCGTCGTACAGCGCCAGCGCCAGCCCGCAGGCGTCAAAGCCCGGCCCGAGGTTGGCGCTGGTCGCGGGGACCCGTACCCGCACCGGTCCGCGGCGGAAGGTGACCCCGCGCATCAACCGGCCAGGTCGAGGAGTACGGCTGCGGCAGCAGCGTCCACCGGGACCGTCTGCGGCTGCGCGCCTCCGGACAACGCCCAGTCCGGGTCCTTCAGCCCGTGCCCCGTGACGGTGCACACCACGGTCTGCCCCGGGTCGAGCAGCCCGCGCTCGTGCGCCTGGAGCAGGCCGGCCACGCCGGCTGCGGACGCCGGTTCTACGAAGACGCCCTCCCTCGCGGCCAGCAGCTTGTGGGCCGCCAGGATCTGGTCGTCGGTGACGGAGTCGATGACGCCGCCGGACTCGTCCCGGGCCACCAGGGCTTGCGCCCAGGAGGCGGGGTTGCCAATCCGGATGGCCGTGGCGATGGTCTGCGGCTGGGCCACCGGTGCGCCGAGGACGATCGGCGCCGCGCCCGCCGCCTGGAACCCCCACATCCGGGGCCGCCGGCCGGCCGGCCCGGTGGCCGCGTACTCGGTGTAGCCGCGCCAATAGGCGGTGATGTTGCCGGCGTTGCCGACCGGCAGGCAGTGGATGTCCGGGGCGTCGCCGAGCGCGTCCACGACCTCAAAGGCGGCCGTCTTCTGCCCCTCGATCCGGGCCGGGTTCACGCTGTTGACCAGCGCCACCGGGTAGGAGTCGGCGAGGTCGCGGGCCAGGGTCAGGCAGGCGTCGAAGTTGCCGTCCACCTGGAGGATCCGCGCGCCGTGCGCCACCGCCTGGGACAGCTTGCCCATCGCGATGTTGCCCTGCGGGACCAGGACCGCGCACACCACGCCGGCCCGCACGGCATAGGCCGCCGCGGACGCGCTGGTGTTGCCGGTCGAGGCGCAGATGACCGCCTGGGCCCCGTCCTCGACCGCCTTGGAGATCGCCACGGTCATGCCGCGGTCCTTGAACGATCCGGTCGGGTTGGCCCCCTCGACCTTCAGGTGCACCGAGCAGCCGGTCAGCTGGCTCAGCGCGGCGGCCGGGACCAGCGGCGTCCCACCCTCGAGCAGGGTGATGACCGGAGTGCCCTCGTCGACCGGCAGCCGGTCGCGGTACTCCTCGATCACCCCGCGCCACAGCTGGGTCCGGGTCCCCATCGCCATCAGCCCTCCACCCGCATCACCGAAGCGACCGCCCGGACGACGTCCAGCTGCCGCAGCTCCTCGACCACGCCGGCGAGCGCGCCCTCGCTCCCCTTGTGGGTGAGCACCACCAACGAGGCGTCGTCCCCGCGCCCGTCCTGGCGCAGCGTCTCGATCGACACGTCGTGCCGCGCGAACGCCTGGGCGACCGTGGCCAGCACACCGGTCTTGTCGGCGACGTCCAGCGCGATGTAGTAGCGGGTGCGTGCCCTGTCCACGGGGCGCACCTCGAGGTCGGCGTAGGTGCTGGCCCGCGGGCCGTGGCCGCCGGAGAGCCGGTTGCGGCCGACCGCGACGATGTCCCCGAGCACCGCGCTGGCCGTGGGCGCGCCCCCGGCCCCACGGCCGTAGAACATCAGCTGCCCGGCCGCCTCGGTCTCCACGAACACGGCGTTGTAGGCCTCCCGGACACCGGCCAGTGGGTGGGTCCGCGGCACCATGGCCGGGTGCACCCGCACGGTGACGCCGCGACCGTCCTCCGACCGCTCACAGATCGCCAGCAGCTTGACCACGTGACCCATGGCGCGGGCGGTGGCCACGTCGGAGGCACCGACGCCGGTGATGCCCTCCCGGTGGACGGCGGCCAGCGGGACCCGGGTGTGGAACGCCAGGCCGGCCAGGATGGCCGCCTTTGCCGCAGCGTCGTAGCCCTCGACGTCGGCCGTGGGGTCGGCCTCCGCGTAGCCCAGCTGCTGCGCCTCGGCCAGCGCCTCGGCGAAGCCGGCGCCGCTCTCGTCCATGCGGGTGAGGATGTAGTTCGTGGTGCCGTTGACGATCCCGAGCACCCGCAGGACGGTGTCGCCGGCGAGCGACTCGCGCAGCGGGCGCAGCAGCGGGATGGCGCCGGCCACGCTGGCCTCGTAGTACAGGTCCGCGCCGGACGCGTCGGCCGCGGCGTGCAGCTCCGCACCGTGCTCGG contains:
- the rho gene encoding transcription termination factor Rho — protein: MTSDVDARPADQANGTESHPASASDATANGTTKARRRPAGMSGMVLSELQELASSLGISGTGRMRKGQLIEAITAAQSGGSAPTTPAAAAPAARTAPRTQPEERTEVAAPSAAAPETPSEAPASAPASAPAAPAAEAAPQGRERAPRGERRTERTSSQQGDRQPQGDRQPQSGAPAQQSGAPAQQNRYDEDSDGDRGRRRRRGRNRDRRPRERERFGVEAEPVVGEDDVLVPVAGILDILDNYAFIRTTGYLPGPNDVYVSLAQVRRYNLRKGDAVTGAVKQQREGERREKFNALVRLDTINGADPEESRSRVDFNKLTPLYPQERLRLESDPGNLTTRVIDLVAPIGKGQRGLIVSPPKAGKTMVLQSIANAITKNNPEVHLMVVLVDERPEEVTDMQRTVKGEVIASTFDRPAEDHTTVAELAIERAKRLVELGHDVVVLLDSMTRLGRAYNLAAPASGRILSGGVDSSALYPPKRFFGAARNIEHGGSLTVLATALVETGSKMDEVIFEEFKGTGNMELKLDRRLADKRIFPAVDVDSSGTRKEELLLAPEELKITWGLRRVLHALDSQQAIELLLNKLRETSSNYEFLLQVQKTTHQAGNGSSKD
- the thrB gene encoding homoserine kinase gives rise to the protein MRGVTFRRGPVRVRVPATSANLGPGFDACGLALALYDDVVVQATDSGLQVDVDGEGAAAVPRTEKHLVVQAVRAGLTALGGQPDGLTLSCTNRIPHGRGLGSSAAAIVAGLVAARAMVVGGQEPLDDEALLQLANRMEGHPDNVAACLHGAYTVAWTGEDAVAHARRLDVGPGLVPVAFVPPTQVRTSKARRLLPSTVPFADAALDAGRAALLTAAITADPVDLEVLLAATEDRLHQPYRAAAMSRSAALVARLRADGVAAVISGAGPTVLALSDQADAARVAGLSVRGFSVRVLGIDRLGARVLRMRSVPR
- the thrC gene encoding threonine synthase, which encodes MGTRTQLWRGVIEEYRDRLPVDEGTPVITLLEGGTPLVPAAALSQLTGCSVHLKVEGANPTGSFKDRGMTVAISKAVEDGAQAVICASTGNTSASAAAYAVRAGVVCAVLVPQGNIAMGKLSQAVAHGARILQVDGNFDACLTLARDLADSYPVALVNSVNPARIEGQKTAAFEVVDALGDAPDIHCLPVGNAGNITAYWRGYTEYAATGPAGRRPRMWGFQAAGAAPIVLGAPVAQPQTIATAIRIGNPASWAQALVARDESGGVIDSVTDDQILAAHKLLAAREGVFVEPASAAGVAGLLQAHERGLLDPGQTVVCTVTGHGLKDPDWALSGGAQPQTVPVDAAAAAVLLDLAG
- a CDS encoding homoserine dehydrogenase, yielding MGGQPLRVALLGCGVVGSEVVRLLLTQAEDLTARVGAPVELVGIGVRNASAERGPGLPTALLTEDLDGLVDRPDVDVVVEVMGGIEPARTLLGRALRRGASVVTANKALLAEHGAELHAAADASGADLYYEASVAGAIPLLRPLRESLAGDTVLRVLGIVNGTTNYILTRMDESGAGFAEALAEAQQLGYAEADPTADVEGYDAAAKAAILAGLAFHTRVPLAAVHREGITGVGASDVATARAMGHVVKLLAICERSEDGRGVTVRVHPAMVPRTHPLAGVREAYNAVFVETEAAGQLMFYGRGAGGAPTASAVLGDIVAVGRNRLSGGHGPRASTYADLEVRPVDRARTRYYIALDVADKTGVLATVAQAFARHDVSIETLRQDGRGDDASLVVLTHKGSEGALAGVVEELRQLDVVRAVASVMRVEG